In the Podospora pseudocomata strain CBS 415.72m chromosome 5, whole genome shotgun sequence genome, one interval contains:
- a CDS encoding hypothetical protein (EggNog:ENOG503PA55; COG:S) gives MSEQPSPEPRPDRRTREVAMYGDEMVEERQEASYDWVNEKIQNPELRTEIIRVVKKYHGGRAGKWHSSLCGSYNAVFVIEFQDPESYGMMRVPLPRFSLELREEKVQAEVNLMRYVAANTTIPIPHIYHSGTASQNPTGLGPFIIMDYHPNLVHLSTFLADPDTDPEAPNTINPTMPEDKILSLYRQMSNILLQLDKLTMPQSGCLGYVDGEYTVHARALPQTLTDTITMAGCPEFVLGPSNRVLNTSHEVYQFLTDLHMAQLIFQRNDAVESADDARDKYTARHMLRRAAYMNLLPSPSYTSRQEHITPTPETFKLICDDLTPHNVLVDPETGEVRAVIDWEWAWFGPRSMAADPPWWLMLRKPDMWNGGVEGGVDDWVGKYPKYLGIFLRALEQEEEKLGKGQEVTVPCLGEPLEDDKVAEDGTMSEWLDNLHISGDSSTTTTTTTTISTNQEGPKEPPLSVRMRKNWEDGSFWINYAARRSYGLDPIYWKFIDERLFGENPAGGYEKRAESMTAEARELMEMVVEDKMKEKNGERKVVEWFAEEARGHLARVLGYGQL, from the coding sequence ATGTCCGAACAGCCTTCACCGGAACCTCGACCGGATCGCCGGACGCGCGAGGTCGCCATGTATGGAGATGAAATGGTGGAAGAGCGTCAAGAAGCGTCATATGACTGGGTCAATGAAAAGATCCAGAATCCCGAGTTGCGCACAGAGATCATCCGCGTAGTCAAGAAGTACCACGGCGGAAGAGCTGGGAAATGGCACTCATCCCTCTGCGGGAGCTACAACGCCGTCTTCGTCATTGAGTTCCAAGATCCCGAGAGCTACGGCATGATGCGGGTCCCGCTCCCGCGCTTCAGCCTGGAActgagagaagagaaagtccAAGCTGAAGTCAACCTCATGCGTTACGTCGCggcaaacaccaccatccccatcccccacatCTACCACTCGGGCACCGCCTCGCAAAATCCCACCGGCCTCGGacccttcatcatcatggacTACCACCCAAACCTAGTCCACCTGTCCACCTTTCTCGCAGACCCAGACACCGACCCCGAAGCCCcaaacaccatcaacccaaccATGCCCGAAGACAAgatcctctccctctaccGCCAAATGagcaacatcctcctccaactcgacAAACTCACCATGCCCCAAAGCGGCTGCCTCGGCTACGTGGACGGGGAGTACACCGTCCACGCCCGCGCCCTCCCCCAGACCCTAAccgacaccatcaccatggccggCTGCCCCGAGTTTGTCCTCGGCCCCTCCAACCGcgtcctcaacacctcccacgAGGTCTACCAGTTCCTCACCGACCTCCACATGGCCCAGCTCATCTTCCAGCGCAACGACGCCGTTGAGTCGGCGGACGACGCCCGGGACAAGTACACGGCCCGGCACATGCTCCGCAGGGCGGCGTACATGAACCTGCTGCCGTCACCAAGCTACACGAGTCGGCAGGAGCACATCACACCGACGCCCGAGACGTTCAAGCTCATCTGCGACGACTTGACGCCGCACAACGTGCTGGTTGATCCcgagacgggggaggtgagggcggTGATTGATTGGGAATGGGCTTGGTTCGGGCCAAGGTCGATGGCGGCCGATCCGCCCTGGTGGTTGATGCTGAGGAAGCCAGATATGTGGAATggtggggtggaagggggggtagATGATTGGGTAGGAAAGTATCCGAAGTATCTGGGGATTTTCCTCAGGGCGTTggaacaggaggaggaaaaacTGGGAAAGGGACAGGAGGTGACTGTACCTTGTCTTGGGGAGCCGCTGGAAGACGATAAGGTGGCCGAAGACGGGACGATGTCGGAGTGGCTTGACAACCTTCATATATCGGGAGatagcagcaccaccaccaccactaccaccactaTATCTACTAACCAGGAAGGACCAAAAGAACCACCTCTCTCCGTCAGGATGAGAAAGAACTGGGAAGATGGGAGCTTTTGGATCAACTATGCTGCGAGGAGATCATATGGGTTAGACCCTATCTACTGGAAGTTTATCGACGAGAGGCTGTTTGGGGAGAACCCCGCGGGTGGGTATGAGAAAAGGGCTGAGTCCATGACTGCCGAGGCACGGGAGctgatggagatggtggtcGAAGACAAGATGAAAGAGAAGAacggggagaggaaggtggttgAGTGGTTTGccgaggaggcgagggggcaTTTGGCTAGGGTTCTGGGGTATGGGCAGTTGTGA
- a CDS encoding hypothetical protein (EggNog:ENOG503P5YD; COG:S) yields the protein MLSLSSLSALCALAVAALAVNPAPPTLTYLFSVNLTFAEPISIGSVPYGTRDLLTISGGNAVGPKISGTVGKGLDWGLTSRQGVFSPDALYSLHTDDNATILIFEKGHAPHVHILFETASPKYEWLNSAVAYATGGPNEVGVGLDVWQ from the exons ATGCTATCCCTTAGTAGTTTATCTGCCCTCTGTGCCCTCGCTGTGGCAGCGCTAGCTGTCAATCCCGCCCCTCCGACCCTAACCTACCTCTTCAGCGTTAATCTGACCTTCGCAGAGCCCATTTCCATCGGTTCTGTCCCCTACGGCACAAGGGATCTCTTGACAATCTCGGGCGGGAATGCTGTAGGCCCGAAGATCAGTG GGACAGTTGGAAAGGGTCTCGACTGGGGCCTGACCTCACGCCAGGGTGTGTTCAGCCCAGACGCCCTCTACTCGTTGCACACCGATGACAACGCCACGATCTTGATCTTCGAGAAGGGACACGCGCCTCATGTGCACATCCTGTTCGAGACGGCGAGCCCAAAGTACGAGTGGTTGAACTCGGCTGTTGCGTATGCCACTGGAGGACCAaatgaggttggggttgggttggatgtTTGGCAG TAA
- a CDS encoding hypothetical protein (EggNog:ENOG503P76M; COG:S), translating into MVSFTTLAAGLVAIFASSAMAAPTNAAAAASGDFTHYSPSVGLGACGQLHQDSEFVVALCDKGLVSTVLLAVFTVVGSLTCDTLSHADFDPRAPGGNPNNNPLCGRRLRASFEGKSVEVAVVDRCPACSAGSLDLSPAAFSQLADLGRGRIQGSWVWL; encoded by the exons ATGGTCTCTTTCACCACCTTGGCTGCTGGCCTCGTCGCCATCTTCGCCTCCTCTGCCATGGCTGCCCCTACCaacgctgccgccgccgcctccggtGACTTCACCCACTACA GCCCCTCTGTCGGCCTCGGCGCCTGCGGCCAGCTCCACCAGGACAGCGAGTTCGTCGTCGCCCtctgtgacaagggct TGGTgtcgacggtgttgttggccgtgttcacggtggttggttcgttgacgtgtgacaccctctcccacgccGACTTCGATCCCCGGGCCCCCGGcggcaaccccaacaacaaccccctctgcGGTCGCCGCCTCCGCGCCAGCTTCGAGGGCAAGTCAGTCGAGGTCGCCGTTGTCGACCGCTGCCCTGCCTGCTCCGCCGGCAGCTTGGATCTCAGTCCCGCTGCCTTCTCGCAGCTCGCTGATCTCggccgtggccgcatccAGGGTTCTTGGGTCTGGCTCTAG
- a CDS encoding hypothetical protein (COG:B; EggNog:ENOG503P0NK), whose product MEKAATKPYVMREVPGKGRGLIATSKIPKGTRIISEAPLFQVSSVEIRPDVLEALIVSELHHLTKDQKRAYVSLRNSYSKESGVRPIFGIAKTNVLLFGTHEPEGGLFLEMSRMNHSCRPNTHYNWNNKTERLTIHALRDIQDGEELTVSYMTQTGPRVHRQKFLEDCFFFHCECELCGLPPGASEESDMRLLEIAAIEHELEDGNGTFYYAKALALLREMFAVFREEGIWDQSIPKVHVVAFQIACMYADERRAKIFAQRALEVRVVIEGEDSLEVAKLRGYVEDPSQHASWQLRGRSPPDEVARMEGSEVDDWLWGKMTLEAALDG is encoded by the coding sequence ATGGAGAAAGCCGCCACAAAACCCTACGTCATGCGCGAAGTCCCTGGCAAAGGCAGAGGACTCATCGCCACCTCCAAAATCCCCAAAGGAACCCGCATCATCTCCGAAGCGCCCTTATTCCAGGTCTCATCTGTCGAAATACGTCCCGACGTCTTAGAAGCGCTCATCGTCTCGGAGCTTCACCACCTAACCAAGGACCAGAAGCGTGCCTACGTCTCCCTGCGCAACTCGTACAGCAAAGAATCGGGTGTCAGGCCCATCTTCGGCATCGCCAAAACCAACGTCCTCCTCTTTGGCACCCACGAACCGGAGGGTGGGCTGTTCCTTGAGATGTCTCGCATGAATCACTCTTGCCGGCCCAACACACATTACAATTGGAATAACAAGACCGAGCGGTTGACCATCCACGCGCTGAGGGATATtcaagacggggaggagctCACCGTCTCGTACATGACGCAGACTGGACCGCGGGTGCACCGCCAAAAGTTTTTGGAGGATTGCTTCTTCTTTCACTGCGAGTGCGAGCTGTGTGGCTTGCCGCCGGGGGCGAGCGAGGAGAGCGATATGCGGTTGTTGGAAATTGCGGCGATTGAGCATGAACTCGAGGATGGTAATGGGACGTTCTATTACGCAAAGGCGCTGGCGCTGTTGCGGGAGATGTTTGCGGTTTttagggaggaggggatctGGGATCAGTCGATTCCGAAGGTGCATGTTGTTGCGTTTCAGATTGCGTGTATGTATGCGGATGAGAGGAGGGCCAAGATCTTTGCTCAGCGGGCGCTCGAGGTTAGGGTTGTaattgagggggaggatagTCTTGAGGTTGCGAAGTTGAGGGGGTATGTGGAGGACCCTTCTCAACATGCGTCGTGGCAGTTGAGGGGTAGATCTCCCCCTGATGaggtggcgaggatggaggggtcggAGGTGGATGACTGGCTTTGGGGTAAGATGACGCTGGAGGCGGCGCTGGATGGATAA
- a CDS encoding hypothetical protein (EggNog:ENOG503PE5J), with translation MKLSLLALASATSAAVITTRDVVFEARNFTASCVPHSAMCFYSLNAFMPGTMDTLGYNCTASGVGGVGILPEIKGGTCPPSSRTFDVLRNATGMTVIVSVQVSRLSYTRGAHFIPSEQIQIIKGVTPTGDYTAYVGPKDFPLERIW, from the exons ATGAAGCTCTCACTTCTTGCACTGGCCAGTGCTACTTCCGCGGCCGTCATCACCACGCGCGATGTTGTTTTCGAAGCCCGCAACTTCACCGCCAGCTGCGTCCCTCACAGCGCCATGTGCTT CTACTCCCTAAATGCCTTCATGCCCGGAACCATGGACACCCTAGGCTACAACTGCACCGCCTCCGGTGTGGGTGGCGTGGGAATCCTCCCCGAGATCAAAGGCGGCACCTGCCCTCCCTCATCGCGTACTTTCGACGTCCTCCGAAACGCGACCGGTATGACCGTCATCGTCAGTGTTCAAGTCTCTCGTCTTAGCTACACCAGGGGCGCGCATTTCATCCCAAGTGAGCAGATCCAGATCATCAAGGGCGTTACTCCGACTGGGGATTACACAGCCTATGTTGGACCCAAGGACTTTCCGCTGGAGCGGATATGGTAA
- a CDS encoding hypothetical protein (EggNog:ENOG503P2VJ; COG:S), with protein sequence MDPLSITAGVVGIVAPTLHCVRLLVEDLQNIADAPNTVKALTNNLQSVELALDSLGAVTDLQWESLGDAITTQSKATITSCERFKTSLDRWTRHSTDGTLSWRDRATLGIFRQDHIKSISKQLQQCNITLTSVTSIATLHSSLQQAQAAEEIRTIISTKETAVNNAITATNDQSAEVSAQLVALTLAEPGEGETDADQASATKQVAMEKKALHESRMLFEEMLSVIQTAAANARADQGTTITFGNNNSGQQVGVNSGTITATFGRRG encoded by the exons ATGGATCCTCTCAGTATCACAGCCGGCGTCGTGGGTATTGTCGCACCAACGCTGCACTGCGTGCGACTCTTGGTAGAGGACTTGCAGAACATTGCCGACGCACCTAATACCGTGAAGGCGCTCACCAACAATCTCCAATCAGTGGAACTTGCTCTTGACTCGTTGGGGGCTGTGACGGACTTGCAGTGGGAATCCCTGGGCGATGCTATTACTACCCAGTCGAAAGCTACGATAACTTCCTGCGAAAGGTTCAAGACCTCTCTCGATCGCTGGACCCGGCACAGCACAGATGGAACGCTCTCCTGGCGAGACCGCGCAACTCTGGGCATCTTCAGACAGGACCACATCAAATCCATATCGAAGCAGCTTCAGCAATGCAACATCACGCTGACCTCTGTAACGAGCATTGCAACCTT ACACAGCTCCCTGCAGCAGGCTCAAGCGGCCGAAGAGATCAGGACGATAATATCGAcgaaggagacggcggtTAACAATGCAATCACAGCGACAAACGATCAGTCGGCCGAAGTTAGTGCTCAGCTGGTAGCGCTTACCCTAGCAGAgccgggcgagggtgaaACGGACGCCGATCAGGCGAGCGCGACGAAGCAGGTTgcgatggaaaagaaagcacTGCATGAATCGCGCATGCTGTTTGAGGAAATGCTCTCCGTGATCCAGACAGCAGCCGCAAATGCCCGAGCAGACCAGggaaccacaatcacctTTGGAAACAATAATAGTGGCCAGCAAGTGGGAGTCAACAGCGGTACTATCACTGCTACATTTGGCCGAAGGGGGTAG
- a CDS encoding hypothetical protein (COG:Z; EggNog:ENOG503NWHJ) → MANLASTFWNQGRWEEAEKLFVQVMETRKTKLGADHPDTLSSMGQPSVDILEPRPVGGGREAGRAGDGDSQDQAWGRSPFYADERGQPSVDIQEPGPVGGGREAGGAGDGDSQDQAWGRSPRYADEHGQPSVDIQEPGPVGGGREAGRAGDGDSQDQAWDRSPFYADEHGQPSVDILEPGPVGGGREAGGASDGDEQDQAWGRSPFYADEHGQPSVDIQEPGPVGGGREAGGAASTYRNQGRWEEAEKLEVQVMEIRKTKLGVDHPSTLSSMANLAFTWKSQGRHSTALALMKDCAQARQRRLGAEHPDTLSSLATVTKWGS, encoded by the exons atggccaacctagcgtcgacattttggaaccagggccggtgggaggaggccgagaagctgtttgtgcaggtaatggagactcgcaagaccaagcttggggccgatcacccagatacgctatcgagcatg ggccaacctagcgtcgacattttggaaccaaggccggtgggaggaggccgagaagctggacgtgcaggtgatggagactcgcaagaccaagcttggggccgatcacccttctacgctgacgagcgtggccaacctagcgtcgacatacaggaaccagggccggtgggaggaggccgagaagctggaggtgcaggtgatggagactcgcaagaccaagcttggggccgatcacccagatacgctgacgagcatggccaacctagcgtcgacatacaggaaccagggccggtggggggaggccgagaagctggacgtgcaggtgatggagattcgcaagaccaagcttgggaccgatcacccttctacgctgacgagcatggccaacctagcgtcgacattttggaaccagggccggtgggaggaggccgagaagctggaggtgcaagtgatggagacgagcaagaccaagcttggggccgatcacccttctacgctgacgagcatggccaacctagcgtcgacatacaggaaccagggccggtgggaggaggccgagaagctggaggtgcag catcgacatacaggaaccagggccggtgggaggaggccgagaagctggaggtgcaggtgatggagattcgcaagaccaagcttggggtcgatcacccttctacgctgtcgagcatggccaacctcgcTTTTACTTGGAAAAGCCAAGGTCGACACTCGACCGCTTTAGCACTAATGAAGGACTGTGCCCAGGCTCGGCAGCGACGACTTGGTGCAGAGCATCCAGACACcctgtcgtctttggccaCCGTCACCAAGTGGGGTAGCTAG
- a CDS encoding hypothetical protein (COG:S; EggNog:ENOG503P0HP) encodes MAWSILALAALFVGAEATTLDLRQSARGSDFLRFSCSQLVVERADPIVNPGQLFSPHMHQIVGGNSFNVTMDPATIDPPKQSKCTSCRMVEDFSNYWTASIYFQSPENGTFKRIPQMANGQLNGTIMDQTGGITVYYMRPFSGSNKKTTVFSPGFRMIAGNPVNRNKGTGPLVNCHRCLAKNDRISGGNGAPCDRSDTAEFPNKPCPGGIRVTTIFPSCWDGKNVDSPDHQSHVAYAPGNQALAGDRCPASHPVRIPQVMYEVMYDTSGPFANPDYYKNGKQPLVYSFGDKTGYGAHGDYLFGWEDGALQRAMDGLGTNCFSEQCPALKLQTPQAANECTKQQQSREDVGTSTWLKELPGGVQVY; translated from the exons ATGGCTTGGTCCATCCTAGCGCTCGCCGCGCTCTTTGTAGGCGCGGAAGCAACCACCCTCGACCTTCGCCAAAGCGCCCGCGGTTCCGACTTCCTCCGCTTCAGCTGCTCCCAGCTCGTCGTCGAGCGCGCCGACCCCATCGTCAACCCCGGCCAGCTCTTCTCTCCTCATATGCACCAGATCGTCGGTGGTAATTCCTTCAACGTGACCATGGATCCAGCTACCATCGACCCTCCCAAGCAATCCAAGTGCACCTCCTGCCGCATGGTCGAAGACTTCAGCAATTACTGGACCGCCTCCATCTACTTCCAGTCCCCCGAAAACGGAACCTTCAAGCGTATCCCACAGATGGCCAACGGTCAGCTCAATGGTACCATCATGGACCAGACAGGCGGCATCACCGTCTACTACATGCGCCCCTTCAGCGGGTCCAATAAGAAGACGACTGTCTTCTCCCCCGGGTTCAGGATGATCGCCGGCAACCCGGTCAACAGAAACAAGGGCACTGGTCCCCTAGTCAACTGCCATCGCTGTCTCGCCAAAAACGACCGGATAAGTGGCGGCAACGGAGCGCCCTGCGATAGGTCTGACACCGCCGAGTTCCCAAACAAGCCATGCCCCGGTGGCATCCGAGTAACAaccatcttcccctcctgCTGGGACGGCAAAAACGTCGACAGCCCCGACCATCAAAGCCACGTCGCTTACGCCCCAGGAAACCAAGCCCTTGCCGGTGACCGCTGCCCTGCCTCGCACCCGGTGAGGATTCCGCAGGTCATGTACGAAGTCATGTATGACACTTCTGGCCCGTTCGCCAACCCAGACTACTACAAGAACGGGAAGCAGCCGTTGGTGTACAGCTTTGGTGACAAGACTGGGTATGGAGCTCATGGGGATTACTTGTTTGGTTGGGAGGATGGTGCATTGCAGAGGGCGATGGACGGGCTGGGGACGAACTGCTTTAGCGAGCAGTGTCCTGCGCTGAAGTTGCAAACTCCACAGGCGGCGAATGAGTGTACCAAGCAACAGCAGAGCCgggaggatgttgggacTAGTACTT GGCTGAAGGAACTTCCCGGTGGTGTACAGGTGTATTAA
- a CDS encoding hypothetical protein (COG:S; EggNog:ENOG503P7HE) yields the protein MTLLPPLGRLRLASPENILRLGVVCTSGFRYSEHFIWERTAHDRHPRNTVTFFRHEVAEFIKTPELSLSLLSMPTTLMNPPNPKQSNPLITFGHRRQPGHPW from the coding sequence ATGACCCTCCTACCACCCCTCGGACGCCTCCGTCTCGCCTCCCCAGAGAACATCCTCCGCCTAGGAGTTGTCTGCACCTCCGGCTTCCGCTACTCGGAGCACTTCATCTGGGAACGCACAGCCCACGACCGGCATCCCCGAAACACAGTCACCTTTTTCAGACATGAAGTCGCCGAGTTCATCAAAACCCCCGAGTTGTCGCTCTCGTTGCTGTCGATGCCTACGACCCTGATGAATCCTCCAAACCCGAAGCAATCAAACCCGTTGATAACGTTTGgacaccgccgccagccgGGACACCCGTGGTAG
- a CDS encoding hypothetical protein (EggNog:ENOG503NYZ6; COG:C), translated as MATITDTITGAQKPDRLHFVIVGGCLGGLATGIALKVLGHNSTVLEHHPTPLLHDQRADIVAGGHALEFFNRYNRCQRKDISVPSTCRQYLDRDGYIIHTVTASHDMSSWDLNYFLMRANYDGISSPSAARSPNKTSHPRPW; from the exons ATGGCCACGATAACCGACACGATAACAGGAGCACAGAAACCCGACAGGTTGCATTTCGTCATC GTTGGCGGATGTCTAGGCGGCCTGGCGACAGGCATTGCTCTCAAGGTCCTGGGCCACAACTCTACAGTCCTCGAACACCAccccactcccctcctccatgacCAAAGAGCCGACATCGTCGCTGGCGGTCACGCCCTTGAGTTTTTCAACAGGTACAACCGCTGTCAGCGCAAAGACATCTCCGTCCCCTCCACCTGCCGCCAATACCTCGACCGCGATGGCTACATCATCCACACCGTTACGGCTAGCCACGACATGAGCTCCTGGGACCTAAATTACTTCCTCATGCGCGCCAACTACGATGGaatctcctcgccctccgcGGCACGGTCCCCAAACAAGACGTCACACCCTCGACCCTGGTGA
- a CDS encoding hypothetical protein (EggNog:ENOG503P82T), whose product MRILSVVTSMANLKTIVAFAVVSLAGISAAARCAADNCYRALFPCPSPSAVSVASAFCATITASGTTATNYPTRATNACGTTADRYISACQCGPTCSYSTLATATSSSSTTNAPACEPPSTSTTFTSTTSTAPPACESTPVNGNLLYGDFECDFTPWNPLVFAPFTGVYGYSVTTPGFTKVNSFQTEFLGTPNCPTTCTYLRLTSPVFPVTPGVKYKYTFATWFDGISRGFVGTKINDRAGRTVSALDYPVTNWRFHQVPFQANATENKASVFFEWLNVESRLDSVTFAPLSAYCGNKSPVGLLPDGEFECGLGAWTQQKPDPQATAGVVNLGSDSLYTNSFPMGDYAWRVVSPGVPNPANQELHVSARIISGSMAVTPGKKYLVYFTSFFSNRTVGSVGVMINNSPIYTRNPNDAAQGTPAVFSPNHIIWTNMAGLTSASVKIEALVFGAGTIAIDSVMFVELNDGVV is encoded by the exons ATGAGAATACTTTCAGTGGTGACCAGCATGGCAAACTTAAAGACAATTGTGGCTTTTGCCGTCGTGTCACTTGCTGGCATCAGCGCAGCTGCCAGATGTGCTGCTGACAA TTGCTACCGGGCTCTCTTTCCTTGCCCGTCTCCCTCGGCCGTGTCTGTCGCTTCCGCCTTCTGCGCAACTATCACAGCCTCGGGCACGACTGCCACCAACTATCCTACTCGGGCCACCAACGCCTGCGGGACGACGGCTGATCGGTACATCTCGGCCTGTCAGTGCGGTCCGACATGCTCCTACTCAACCCTTGCCACGGCGACTTCCTCATCGTCCACCACAAATGCCCCGGCCTGTGAGCCGCCTTCCACATCGACCACTTTCAcgtcaaccacctccacagcGCCACCTGCCTGCGAGTCAACCCCCGTCAACGGCAACCTCCTATACGGAGACTTTGAGTGCGATTTCACCCCCTGGAACCCCCTTGTATTCGCCCCCTTTACCGGCGTCTATGGGTACTCAGTCACCACGCCCGGCTTCACCAAAGTCAATTCATTCCAGACCGAATTTCTCGGCACTCCCAACTGTCCCACAACTTGTACATATTTGCGTCTCACATCCCCGGTCTTCCCAGTCACTCCGGGGGTCAAATACAAGTACACCTTTGCCACATGGTTCGATGGGATATCCAGAGGGTTTGTGGGCACAAAGATCAACGACCGCGCCGGTAGGACTGTCAGCGCTCTTGATTACCCAGTCACAAATTGGCGATTCCATCAAGTTCCTTTCCAAGCCAACGCAACAGAGAATAAAGCTTCTGTTTTCTTTGAGTGGCTCAATGTCGAGTCTAGACTTGACAGCGTCACCTTTGCCCCCCTGAGCGCTTACTGCGGGAACAAATCCCCTGTCGGCTTGCTTCCGGATGGAGAGTTTGAGTGCGGGTTGGGCGCCTGGACGCAGCAGAAGCCTGACCCTCAAGCCACTGCTGGTGTGGTCAACTTGGGTTCTGACAGCTTATACACCAACAGCTTTCCCATGGGTGACTACGCTTGGAGAGTGGTGTCACCTGGTGTTCCCAATCCTGCCAACCAGGAGTTGCATGTCAGTGCGAGGATCATCAGCGGGAGCATGGCAGTGACACCGGGGAAGAAATACTTGGTTTATTTTACGTCTTTTTTCAGCAACCGGACTGTTGGGTCTGTTGGGGTTATGATCAACAATTCGCCGATTTACACGAGGAACCCCAATGATGCTGCACAGGGAACTCCGGCGGTGTTTTCTCCGAATCATATTATTTGGACTAACATGGCTGGGCTGACAAGTGCGAGTGTCAAGATTGAGGCGTTGGTGTTTGGGGCTGGGACGATTGCGATTGATAGTGTTATGTTTGTTGAGTTgaatgatggtgttgtgtaA